A genome region from Longimicrobiales bacterium includes the following:
- the dnaK gene encoding molecular chaperone DnaK codes for MAKVIGIDLGTTNSVVAVMEGGDPVVIPNAEGGRTTPSVVAFTKDGERLVGQVARRQAITNPKNTIFSIKRFMGRRGGEVDSEKSRVPYEIRTDSQGRVEVHVPNADKTFTPPELSAMILQKMKQTAEDYLGSEVTQAVITVPAYFNDAQRQATKDAGKISGLEVLRIINEPTAAALAYGLDKKKDEKIAVYDLGGGTYDISILELGDGVFEVKATNGDTHLGGDDFDQKIIDWLVEEFKRDQGIDLSKDAMALQRLKEAAEKAKMELSTTPSTDINLPFITATQEGPKHLNITLSRSKLEQLVDDLVKRTIPPMEKALADAGLKTSDIDEVILVGGSTRMPRIQQVVKEFFGKEPHKGVNPDEVVAVGAAIQGGVLAGDVKDVLLLDVIPLSLGIETLGGVMTALIPRNTTIPTKKSEVFSTAEDSQTTVEIHVLQGERPMAIDNKTIGRFQLTGIPPAPRGMPQVEVTFDIDANGILHVSAKDRATGKEQKIRIEASSGLTDAEIDKMVKDAESHAGEDRERKEKIEARNQLDSLIYQVEKDTKDWGDKISADSKTAIDGALERAKAALKQDDLSELNGAKDQLMQAFSAAGQQFYQSQAAAGEGTPDMGGMGEQPDVETTQAGASKPADEDVVEADYEIVDESKS; via the coding sequence ATGGCGAAGGTCATCGGTATCGACCTCGGCACGACGAACTCGGTGGTCGCGGTGATGGAGGGTGGCGACCCGGTAGTGATTCCGAATGCGGAGGGCGGACGGACGACGCCGTCGGTAGTGGCGTTTACGAAGGACGGCGAGCGTCTGGTGGGGCAGGTGGCGCGTCGCCAGGCGATCACGAACCCGAAGAACACGATCTTCTCGATCAAGCGCTTCATGGGCCGTCGCGGCGGCGAAGTGGATTCGGAGAAGAGCCGTGTGCCGTACGAGATCCGGACGGATTCGCAGGGGCGTGTGGAAGTGCACGTGCCGAATGCGGACAAGACGTTCACGCCGCCGGAGCTGTCGGCGATGATCCTCCAGAAGATGAAGCAGACGGCGGAGGACTATCTGGGCAGCGAGGTGACGCAGGCGGTGATCACGGTGCCGGCGTACTTCAATGATGCCCAGCGTCAGGCGACCAAGGATGCGGGAAAGATCTCGGGTCTCGAGGTTCTGCGCATCATCAACGAGCCGACGGCGGCCGCGCTGGCGTACGGTCTGGACAAGAAGAAGGACGAAAAGATCGCCGTGTACGACTTGGGCGGCGGCACGTACGACATCTCGATCCTCGAGCTGGGCGACGGCGTGTTCGAGGTGAAGGCGACGAACGGCGACACGCACCTGGGCGGTGACGACTTCGACCAGAAGATCATCGACTGGCTGGTGGAGGAGTTCAAGCGCGACCAGGGCATCGACCTGTCGAAGGACGCGATGGCGCTCCAGCGTCTGAAGGAGGCGGCGGAGAAGGCGAAGATGGAGCTGTCGACGACACCGTCGACGGACATCAACCTGCCGTTCATCACGGCGACGCAGGAGGGTCCGAAGCATCTGAACATCACGCTGAGCCGCTCGAAGCTCGAGCAGCTGGTGGATGATCTCGTGAAGCGCACGATCCCGCCGATGGAGAAGGCGCTCGCTGATGCGGGCCTGAAGACGAGCGACATCGACGAGGTGATCCTGGTCGGCGGCTCGACGCGCATGCCGCGTATCCAGCAGGTCGTGAAGGAGTTCTTCGGCAAGGAGCCGCACAAGGGTGTGAACCCGGATGAGGTCGTGGCGGTTGGTGCTGCGATCCAGGGCGGCGTGCTCGCGGGCGACGTGAAGGACGTGCTACTGCTCGACGTCATCCCGCTCTCGCTCGGCATCGAGACCCTGGGCGGTGTCATGACGGCGCTGATCCCGCGGAATACGACGATCCCGACGAAGAAGAGCGAGGTATTCTCGACGGCCGAGGACAGCCAGACGACAGTCGAGATCCACGTGCTGCAGGGTGAGCGTCCGATGGCGATCGACAACAAGACGATCGGCCGCTTCCAGCTGACCGGGATTCCGCCGGCGCCGCGCGGCATGCCGCAGGTCGAGGTGACATTCGACATCGACGCGAATGGTATCCTGCACGTGAGCGCGAAGGATCGTGCGACGGGCAAGGAGCAGAAGATCCGCATCGAGGCGTCGAGCGGCCTGACGGACGCCGAGATTGACAAGATGGTGAAGGATGCGGAGTCGCATGCAGGCGAGGACCGCGAGCGGAAGGAGAAGATCGAGGCGCGCAACCAGCTCGACTCGCTGATCTACCAGGTCGAGAAGGATACCAAGGACTGGGGCGACAAGATCAGCGCGGACTCGAAGACCGCGATCGACGGCGCACTGGAGCGTGCGAAGGCCGCGCTCAAACAGGATGACCTGAGCGAGCTGAACGGCGCGAAGGACCAGCTGATGCAGGCGTTCAGCGCTGCCGGCCAGCAGTTCTACCAGTCGCAGGCCGCGGCGGGTGAGGGTACGCCGGACATGGGCGGCATGGGCGAGCAGCCCGATGTCGAGACGACACAGGCGGGCGCGTCGAAGCCGGCGGACGAGGACGTCGTCGAAGCGGATTACGAGATCGTCGACGAGTCCAAGAGTTAG
- a CDS encoding trypsin-like peptidase domain-containing protein, protein MHATPPRNRLLVLLVIGLLALGGAFAGIALRPEAAQPTIALPPSTPPAAREAVRQATSLSDAFITIAEAVTSSVVRIEVERSMAPASSRVPAGLRELFESPGGPAPEDAVPQVLGGSGFLVTNDGYILTNNHVVADADRITVTLRDKRVLEAEVVGTDPTTDIAVIRVNETDLPSVALGDSDEARVGEWVLAIGNPGFADESPLDFTVTGGIISAKGRPLNILGAELLAADPTAAQYAIEDFIQTDAVINPGNSGGPLVDLRGTVIGINTAIASSTGYSQGYGFAIPSNLARRVMRDLIQYGYVRRPLLGISIADVTPEDAEVYGLPSIAGVVVEDFAPESPAEQSGLQRHDVIVEVAGTAVERVGQLQRLVALHEPGDTVPLSVVRYGRPLSLRVRLVEAEGAGRPTRRSAARPAVGLGLELEELTPALAGQLGFDTAGGVLVSSVAPASPAARKNINRDHRLVAIDRRPVTSLVEARSLLRQARSGQIVSLLMEWPDGRTYIANVRVP, encoded by the coding sequence ATGCACGCGACGCCGCCGCGCAACAGACTCCTCGTCCTTCTCGTCATCGGCCTGCTCGCTCTCGGCGGGGCCTTTGCCGGTATCGCGCTGCGTCCGGAGGCGGCGCAACCGACCATCGCGCTGCCGCCGTCGACACCGCCGGCCGCACGGGAGGCAGTGCGCCAGGCCACATCGCTGTCCGATGCGTTCATCACGATCGCCGAAGCCGTCACGTCCTCGGTCGTGCGCATCGAGGTGGAGCGGAGCATGGCGCCGGCGAGCTCGCGCGTGCCGGCGGGTCTGCGCGAGCTCTTCGAGAGCCCGGGGGGCCCCGCCCCGGAGGATGCAGTCCCGCAGGTGCTGGGCGGGTCGGGCTTTCTGGTGACGAACGACGGCTACATCCTGACCAACAACCACGTCGTTGCTGATGCTGACCGGATTACGGTGACGCTGCGGGACAAGCGCGTGCTGGAGGCCGAGGTCGTCGGCACGGACCCGACGACCGACATCGCGGTGATCCGGGTCAATGAGACGGATCTGCCGTCGGTCGCGCTCGGCGATTCCGACGAAGCGCGCGTGGGCGAGTGGGTGCTCGCGATCGGAAACCCCGGCTTCGCGGATGAGAGTCCGCTCGACTTCACGGTCACGGGCGGCATCATCAGCGCGAAGGGTCGCCCGCTCAACATCCTGGGCGCTGAGCTGCTCGCCGCGGACCCGACAGCGGCACAGTATGCGATCGAGGACTTCATCCAGACGGACGCCGTGATCAACCCGGGCAACTCGGGGGGTCCGCTTGTCGACCTGCGCGGGACGGTGATCGGCATCAACACGGCGATCGCCAGCTCGACCGGCTACAGCCAGGGATACGGCTTTGCGATTCCGTCGAATCTTGCCCGCCGCGTGATGCGGGACCTGATCCAGTACGGGTACGTGCGCCGCCCGCTGCTCGGCATCTCGATCGCCGACGTGACACCCGAGGACGCGGAGGTCTATGGCCTCCCGTCGATCGCCGGCGTAGTGGTGGAGGACTTCGCGCCGGAATCGCCGGCAGAGCAGTCCGGTCTCCAGCGTCACGACGTCATCGTGGAAGTCGCGGGCACGGCTGTCGAGCGTGTAGGCCAGCTGCAGCGGCTGGTCGCGCTGCACGAGCCCGGTGACACCGTACCCCTGTCGGTCGTGCGATACGGCAGGCCTCTCAGCCTGCGCGTCCGCCTCGTGGAGGCCGAAGGGGCCGGCCGCCCGACGCGGCGCTCAGCCGCGCGACCCGCCGTCGGCCTGGGTCTGGAGCTGGAGGAGCTCACCCCGGCGCTGGCCGGTCAGCTTGGCTTCGACACCGCCGGCGGCGTTCTCGTGAGCAGTGTAGCGCCGGCAAGCCCCGCGGCGCGCAAGAACATCAACCGCGACCATCGCCTCGTCGCGATTGACCGGCGTCCGGTGACATCACTGGTCGAGGCGCGCTCGCTGCTGCGGCAGGCGCGGAGCGGCCAGATCGTGTCGCTGCTCATGGAGTGGCCGGACGGCCGAACCTACATCGCAAACGTGCGGGTCCCCTGA